One part of the Anaeromyxobacter sp. Fw109-5 genome encodes these proteins:
- a CDS encoding glycerophosphodiester phosphodiesterase family protein — protein sequence MPQTGSASPRAEGRALVLGHRGASADAPENTLAAFRLALAQGADGVELDVWRCATGEVVVFHDEDTARLTGVPLAVPDAPLPALRALDVGAWRGARFAGERIPRLEEVLEALPGAIVNVELKARRRRPDLALAAAVARVLRGGSTAGRVVVSSFDHRLVVAFRLAAPEIPVGLLVEAEHPRPLLTALATRLLRPAAIHPDRRLVTPARARRWIARGLAVNVWTVDDPEEARRLAALGASAIITNVPGRIRAALGPTPAS from the coding sequence ATGCCGCAGACCGGGAGCGCGTCGCCGAGGGCCGAGGGGAGGGCGCTCGTGCTCGGCCACCGCGGCGCCAGCGCGGACGCGCCGGAGAACACGCTCGCCGCGTTCCGCCTGGCGCTCGCGCAGGGCGCCGACGGCGTCGAGCTGGACGTGTGGCGCTGTGCGACGGGCGAGGTGGTGGTGTTCCACGACGAGGACACCGCGCGCCTCACCGGCGTTCCGCTCGCCGTCCCGGACGCCCCGCTCCCGGCGCTGCGCGCGCTCGACGTGGGCGCATGGCGCGGGGCGCGGTTCGCGGGCGAGCGGATCCCGCGCCTGGAGGAGGTCCTCGAGGCGCTCCCGGGCGCGATCGTGAACGTGGAGCTCAAGGCGCGCCGGCGCCGGCCGGATCTGGCGCTCGCGGCGGCGGTGGCGCGGGTGCTGCGCGGGGGGAGCACGGCCGGGCGGGTCGTCGTCTCGTCCTTCGACCACCGGCTGGTGGTCGCCTTCCGCCTGGCGGCCCCGGAGATCCCGGTCGGCCTGCTGGTGGAGGCCGAGCACCCGCGCCCGCTCCTGACGGCGCTCGCCACCCGCCTGCTCCGCCCCGCCGCCATCCACCCGGACCGCCGCCTCGTGACGCCCGCGCGGGCGCGCCGCTGGATCGCCCGCGGCCTCGCGGTGAACGTCTGGACGGTGGACGATCCCGAGGAGGCGCGCCGGCTCGCGGCGCTCGGCGCGAGCGCGATCATCACGAACGTGCCCGGGAGGATCCGGGCGGCGCTCGGGCCGACTCCGGCCTCCTAG
- a CDS encoding cytochrome d ubiquinol oxidase subunit II → MSPADLLGGAILAALVLYALLGGADFGGGIWDLLATGPRRKAQRDLVEQAIGPIWEANHVWLILVIVLLFTCFPSAFAAISIALFVPLVLLLFGIVLRGAAFTFRTYDRPEDKVQVRWGLVFSSSSVLAPVVLGVVVGAIASGRLAGPPEGVDPLAWLSPFPLSVGLFAAALFAFLAASYLAVEAKGELQEDFRRRAIGAGGVVFGAAVLAGVLSWFDAPLVFAGLTRRGFSLPLHAATALAAVTAFAALFRRRYRLARAAAAAQVTLIVLGWGASQYPYLVVPGLTLADASAPRATQVAVLWALAAGAVFLFPALYLLFRVFKGERPLSVVDRATPGAGVGDRPRARGDV, encoded by the coding sequence GTGAGCCCCGCCGACCTGCTGGGCGGCGCCATCCTCGCCGCCCTCGTGCTGTACGCGCTGCTCGGCGGCGCCGACTTCGGCGGCGGGATCTGGGACCTGCTCGCGACCGGGCCGCGCCGGAAGGCCCAGCGCGACCTCGTCGAGCAGGCGATCGGGCCGATCTGGGAAGCCAACCACGTGTGGCTGATCCTCGTGATCGTCCTCCTCTTCACCTGCTTCCCGTCCGCGTTCGCGGCCATCTCGATCGCGCTCTTCGTGCCGCTCGTGCTGCTGCTGTTCGGGATCGTGCTGCGCGGCGCGGCGTTCACCTTCCGCACCTACGACCGGCCGGAGGACAAGGTCCAGGTGCGCTGGGGCCTGGTGTTCTCGTCCTCGTCGGTGCTGGCCCCGGTGGTGCTCGGGGTGGTCGTGGGCGCGATCGCCTCGGGGCGCCTCGCCGGGCCGCCCGAGGGGGTCGACCCGCTCGCCTGGCTCTCGCCGTTCCCGCTGTCCGTCGGGCTGTTCGCGGCGGCGCTCTTCGCCTTCCTCGCCGCGAGCTACCTCGCCGTCGAGGCGAAGGGCGAGCTCCAGGAGGACTTCCGGCGGCGCGCCATCGGCGCGGGGGGGGTGGTGTTCGGCGCGGCCGTGCTCGCCGGGGTCCTCTCCTGGTTCGACGCACCGCTCGTGTTCGCGGGGCTGACCCGGCGCGGCTTCTCCCTCCCGCTCCACGCGGCCACCGCCCTCGCGGCGGTGACGGCCTTCGCCGCGCTCTTCCGGCGGCGCTACCGCCTCGCGCGCGCGGCGGCGGCCGCCCAGGTCACCCTCATCGTGCTCGGCTGGGGCGCCTCGCAGTACCCGTACCTCGTCGTGCCGGGGCTCACGCTCGCCGACGCCAGCGCGCCGCGCGCCACGCAGGTGGCCGTGCTCTGGGCGCTCGCGGCCGGCGCCGTGTTCCTCTTCCCCGCCCTCTACCTGCTCTTCCGCGTGTTCAAGGGGGAGCGCCCGCTCTCGGTCGTCGATCGCGCGACCCCCGGCGCAGGCGTCGGGGACCGCCCGCGCGCCCGCGGGGACGTGTAG
- a CDS encoding cytochrome ubiquinol oxidase subunit I gives MNDLLAARWLFGTSLAFHIVCAAIGVAMPLFMVLAEWRWRRTGSPAYHELAKRWAKGTAILFAVGAVSGTVISFELGLLWPRFMEFAGPMIGMPFSLEGFAFFAEAIFLGIYLYGWGRVGPRLHLASGVVVAVSGAASAFFVTLANAWMNVPAGFEVATGGAAAEVRPLVAMFPPGWVHEVVHVLVSCYVATGFAVAGIHAFYLLRERDNPFHQGALRIALGVGAVAALVQPLSGDLSARQVAATQPVKLAALEGQFRTERGAPLRIGGLPDEGARETRWALEIPYGLSILAFHDPGAEVLGLEAFPRENWPNVRNVHLAFQLMVGLGSALALVSLAYLLYRLRRRPIPRRLLQAVLVTSPFGFLALEAGWLVTEWGRQPFTIRDVMRTADAVTPVGNIAVPFVLFTILYLFLAAVVIVLLRRQIASAPPASELRARARAEGLA, from the coding sequence GTGAACGACCTCCTCGCCGCCCGCTGGCTCTTCGGGACCTCGCTCGCCTTCCACATCGTGTGCGCCGCGATCGGCGTCGCCATGCCGCTCTTCATGGTGCTCGCGGAGTGGCGCTGGCGGCGGACCGGCTCGCCGGCGTACCACGAGCTCGCGAAGCGCTGGGCCAAGGGGACGGCGATCCTCTTCGCCGTGGGGGCGGTCTCCGGCACCGTGATCTCCTTCGAGCTGGGGCTCCTGTGGCCGCGCTTCATGGAGTTCGCCGGGCCGATGATCGGGATGCCCTTCTCGCTCGAGGGCTTCGCCTTCTTCGCGGAGGCGATCTTCCTCGGCATCTACCTCTACGGCTGGGGGCGGGTGGGGCCACGGCTGCACCTCGCGAGCGGCGTCGTGGTGGCGGTGAGCGGCGCGGCGTCCGCCTTCTTCGTCACCCTGGCGAACGCCTGGATGAACGTCCCGGCCGGCTTCGAGGTCGCCACCGGCGGCGCTGCCGCGGAGGTGCGGCCGCTCGTGGCCATGTTCCCGCCGGGCTGGGTGCACGAGGTCGTGCACGTGCTCGTCTCCTGCTACGTCGCGACCGGGTTCGCCGTCGCCGGGATCCACGCCTTCTACCTGCTGCGGGAGCGCGACAACCCCTTCCACCAGGGCGCCCTCCGCATCGCCCTCGGGGTCGGCGCGGTCGCCGCGCTCGTGCAGCCGCTCTCCGGCGACCTCTCCGCGCGCCAGGTGGCCGCCACGCAGCCCGTGAAGCTCGCCGCGCTCGAGGGGCAGTTCCGGACCGAGCGAGGCGCGCCGCTCCGCATCGGCGGCCTGCCGGACGAGGGGGCGCGCGAGACCCGCTGGGCGCTGGAGATCCCGTACGGTCTCTCGATCCTCGCCTTCCACGATCCGGGGGCGGAGGTCCTCGGGCTCGAGGCGTTCCCGCGGGAGAACTGGCCGAACGTCCGCAACGTCCACCTCGCCTTCCAGCTGATGGTCGGCCTGGGCAGCGCCCTCGCGCTCGTGTCGCTCGCGTACCTGCTCTACCGGCTGCGCCGCCGCCCGATCCCGCGGCGCCTGCTCCAGGCGGTGCTCGTCACCTCGCCCTTCGGCTTCCTGGCGCTCGAGGCCGGCTGGCTCGTCACCGAGTGGGGCCGCCAGCCCTTCACCATCCGCGACGTGATGCGGACCGCCGACGCCGTGACGCCGGTCGGCAACATCGCCGTGCCGTTCGTGCTGTTCACGATCCTGTACCTGTTCCTCGCGGCGGTGGTGATCGTCCTCCTGCGGCGGCAGATCGCGAGCGCCCCGCCTGCCTCGGAGCTGCGAGCGCGCGCCCGGGCGGAGGGCCTCGCGTGA
- a CDS encoding low specificity L-threonine aldolase, protein MTTTHGPQRHFASDNYAGICPEAWAAMAEANAGHAPGYGDDRWTTAAADLLRETFEADCEVFFVFNGTSANSLALASLCQSYHSILCHEAAHVETDECGAPEFFSNGTKVLTLPGADGKLDPAGVDHMVERRSDIHYPKPRVVSLTQATELGTVYRPEEIAAIGERARAHGLRVHMDGARFANAVAALGVAPKELTWRAGVDVLCFGGTKNGMAVGEAVVFFDRALAAEFDYRCKQAGQLASKMRFLAAPWVGMLRDGAWLRHARRANEMAALLEAALRAVPGVRLLHPRQANAVFAALPEGAGEALRARGWRFYDFIGGGSRFMCAWDVTEADVRALAADLAQVASR, encoded by the coding sequence ATGACGACGACGCACGGGCCGCAGCGGCACTTCGCGAGCGACAACTACGCCGGCATCTGCCCGGAGGCCTGGGCGGCCATGGCCGAGGCGAACGCCGGCCACGCCCCCGGGTACGGCGACGACCGCTGGACCACGGCGGCGGCGGACCTGCTCCGGGAGACCTTCGAGGCCGACTGCGAGGTGTTCTTCGTCTTCAACGGCACCTCCGCGAACTCGCTCGCGCTCGCGTCGCTCTGTCAGTCCTACCACTCGATCCTCTGCCACGAGGCCGCCCACGTCGAGACCGACGAGTGCGGCGCGCCCGAGTTCTTCTCCAACGGGACGAAGGTCCTCACCCTCCCCGGCGCGGACGGGAAGCTCGACCCGGCCGGCGTGGACCACATGGTCGAGCGGCGGAGCGACATCCACTACCCGAAGCCGCGCGTCGTCTCGCTGACCCAGGCCACCGAGCTCGGGACCGTGTACCGGCCCGAGGAGATCGCGGCGATCGGCGAGCGGGCGCGGGCTCACGGGCTCCGCGTCCACATGGACGGCGCGCGCTTCGCGAACGCGGTCGCCGCCCTCGGCGTGGCGCCGAAGGAGCTCACCTGGAGGGCGGGCGTGGACGTCCTCTGCTTCGGCGGGACGAAGAACGGCATGGCCGTCGGCGAGGCGGTGGTGTTCTTCGACCGCGCCCTCGCCGCGGAGTTCGACTACCGCTGCAAGCAGGCCGGGCAGCTCGCCTCCAAGATGCGCTTCCTCGCCGCGCCGTGGGTGGGCATGCTCCGCGACGGGGCCTGGCTGCGCCACGCGCGCCGCGCGAACGAGATGGCCGCCCTGCTCGAGGCGGCGCTGCGCGCCGTGCCGGGCGTCCGCCTCCTCCACCCCCGGCAGGCGAACGCCGTGTTCGCGGCGCTGCCGGAGGGCGCCGGCGAGGCGCTCCGCGCGCGCGGCTGGCGTTTCTACGACTTCATCGGCGGCGGCTCGCGCTTCATGTGCGCCTGGGACGTGACCGAGGCGGACGTCCGCGCGCTCGCCGCGGACCTCGCTCAGGTCGCGAGCCGCTGA
- a CDS encoding polyhydroxyalkanoate synthesis regulator DNA-binding domain-containing protein — protein MNEERTAGSEPSAGGREPKVIKRYTNRKLYDTVESRYVTLDEIGQMIKAGAEVKIIDNRTKDDLTSVTLAQIIFEEEKKTSKMSLDTLRDLIRHGGEVAQRLVEGTQAELRGRVEAVRAAAEQRVQNLRVMGQQTSERAREMVQTSQETMATFQKRVDDRVRAAVEGMSTASDARKQLEDITRRIEALEKRLDELAPKP, from the coding sequence ATGAATGAAGAACGCACCGCAGGAAGCGAGCCCTCCGCGGGTGGGCGCGAGCCCAAGGTCATCAAGCGCTACACCAACCGCAAGCTCTACGACACGGTGGAGTCGCGGTACGTCACGCTCGACGAGATCGGCCAGATGATCAAGGCCGGCGCCGAGGTGAAGATCATCGACAACCGGACGAAGGACGATCTCACGTCCGTCACGCTCGCGCAGATCATCTTCGAGGAGGAGAAGAAGACCTCGAAGATGAGCCTCGACACGCTGCGCGATCTCATCCGCCACGGCGGCGAGGTCGCGCAGCGGCTCGTCGAGGGGACTCAGGCCGAGCTGCGCGGTCGCGTCGAGGCGGTGCGCGCCGCCGCCGAGCAGCGCGTCCAGAACCTGCGCGTGATGGGGCAGCAGACCAGCGAGCGCGCCCGCGAGATGGTCCAGACCTCGCAGGAGACGATGGCGACCTTCCAGAAGCGCGTCGACGACCGCGTGCGCGCCGCGGTGGAGGGGATGTCCACGGCGTCCGACGCGCGGAAGCAGCTCGAGGACATCACGCGGCGCATCGAGGCGCTCGAGAAGCGCCTGGACGAGCTCGCCCCGAAGCCGTAG
- a CDS encoding zinc-ribbon domain-containing protein, giving the protein MIVACTSCRAKFRIADEKIGPRGAKARCSRCQTVFVVHPELGAVPPPSPGPAAPPARDSRPGSPQPRRPEPRLDLDLEAPSRASAPPAPSDDPFAFARGQRASGGDPFDARSAPVHDPFAAAGAPGAGPDPFGWTIPRAPARADVDPGAASDPFQPGADPFSPDRPSAEAASAADGDAELDPLGARDPFAAQDPFAAQDPFAAPATGPQPDGAGEPWDTRPAELLAQSAAAFEESPPPAGHRLALTDLGDLLGAGPGPSVPESAPLAGSAAPRAVADLTLEDRATPPAFRSPGAALDLSLGASGAQEPPFAGPAFDLGRSAPWPELSHAQGPEPSAALALATEPTPALPARASPRPPPLPPAAPSRRPAPALDALALDPVASPQPAPAPAQPAVPDPARASPVRARPGARLPALAVNAVALAALLAIALAILVVWRGGRLDAAAFHPAAIVAALRHGPATGPFVAERVRSGLYERERGAPLLFVRGEIVSRASAPVRAVRVAVEVVREGTVVARGETLAGAVPAPEELWRAGSADALARAARRAAARVPERFGPGETLPFLVALDEYPAELAGAALRVSAAEEQGRSR; this is encoded by the coding sequence ATGATCGTCGCCTGCACGAGCTGTCGAGCGAAGTTCCGGATCGCGGACGAGAAGATCGGCCCGCGTGGCGCCAAGGCCCGTTGCTCCAGGTGCCAGACCGTCTTCGTGGTCCATCCGGAGCTGGGCGCCGTGCCACCGCCGAGCCCCGGGCCTGCGGCTCCGCCCGCGCGCGACTCCCGGCCCGGGTCGCCGCAGCCGCGGCGCCCCGAGCCCCGGCTGGACCTCGATCTCGAGGCGCCCTCGCGCGCGAGCGCCCCACCGGCGCCTTCGGACGACCCGTTCGCCTTCGCACGGGGGCAGCGCGCGTCCGGAGGCGACCCGTTCGATGCGCGCTCCGCTCCCGTGCACGACCCGTTCGCGGCCGCCGGCGCCCCTGGCGCCGGCCCCGATCCCTTCGGCTGGACGATCCCGCGGGCTCCGGCGCGGGCCGACGTGGACCCGGGGGCCGCGAGCGATCCGTTCCAGCCAGGCGCCGATCCGTTCTCGCCCGACCGGCCGAGCGCGGAGGCGGCTTCGGCCGCGGACGGCGACGCCGAGCTCGACCCGCTCGGCGCGCGGGATCCGTTCGCCGCGCAGGATCCCTTTGCGGCGCAGGATCCCTTCGCGGCGCCGGCGACCGGCCCACAGCCGGACGGCGCGGGCGAGCCCTGGGACACGCGGCCCGCCGAGCTCCTGGCGCAGTCGGCCGCCGCCTTCGAGGAGTCGCCGCCTCCGGCTGGGCACCGGCTCGCCCTCACGGACCTCGGCGATCTCCTCGGCGCCGGCCCGGGACCGTCGGTGCCCGAGAGCGCGCCGCTCGCCGGTTCGGCAGCGCCGCGCGCGGTAGCCGATCTGACGCTCGAGGATCGAGCCACGCCCCCCGCGTTCCGCTCGCCCGGCGCCGCCCTCGACCTCTCGCTCGGCGCCTCCGGAGCGCAGGAGCCGCCGTTCGCGGGCCCGGCGTTCGATCTCGGCCGGTCGGCGCCCTGGCCGGAGCTCTCGCACGCCCAGGGGCCAGAGCCGTCGGCGGCCCTCGCGCTGGCCACCGAGCCGACCCCGGCGCTTCCCGCGCGAGCTTCGCCACGTCCGCCGCCGCTGCCGCCGGCCGCGCCCTCCCGTCGGCCCGCGCCGGCGCTCGACGCGCTGGCGCTCGACCCGGTCGCGTCGCCTCAGCCGGCGCCCGCGCCGGCGCAGCCCGCCGTCCCGGACCCGGCGCGAGCGAGCCCCGTGCGCGCTCGCCCGGGCGCGCGATTGCCCGCCCTCGCCGTGAACGCGGTCGCGCTCGCGGCGCTCCTCGCCATCGCGCTCGCGATCCTCGTCGTCTGGCGAGGCGGCCGGTTGGACGCGGCGGCCTTCCACCCGGCCGCGATCGTCGCGGCCCTGCGCCACGGACCGGCGACGGGGCCGTTCGTCGCCGAGCGCGTCCGGAGCGGCCTGTACGAGCGCGAGCGCGGCGCGCCGCTGCTGTTCGTCCGCGGCGAGATCGTCTCTCGCGCGTCCGCGCCGGTGCGCGCCGTCCGCGTCGCCGTGGAGGTCGTCCGCGAGGGGACGGTGGTCGCGCGGGGCGAGACGCTCGCCGGCGCGGTCCCTGCGCCCGAGGAGCTCTGGCGCGCGGGCTCCGCGGACGCGCTCGCCCGGGCGGCGCGGCGGGCCGCCGCGCGGGTGCCGGAGCGGTTCGGGCCCGGCGAGACGCTGCCCTTCCTCGTCGCCCTCGACGAGTACCCCGCGGAGCTCGCGGGCGCCGCGCTGCGCGTCTCCGCCGCCGAGGAGCAGGGGCGCTCCCGATGA
- a CDS encoding ParA family protein encodes MRRIAFVNEKGGTCKTTLCVNVAAHLAGRGLRVLVADLDTQGHAGKSLGVDVRGISPTIHDLLAGDLPLEAVVVRTPVPGLDLLPANKELAGFPVAVAAAADRAERLARRLDGIPAGAYDAVLIDAPPSVSLVTENVLVAAYELVVPVALTYLALDGCAEIVQSLEAMRAARGRAPALRLVVPTLYRKTQLADEILARLRARFPAELSRTVLGWSVKIDEAQSHGRTIFEYAPRSSGARAIAAIADELLARAP; translated from the coding sequence ATGCGGCGGATCGCCTTCGTCAACGAGAAGGGCGGCACCTGCAAGACCACGCTGTGCGTGAACGTGGCGGCGCACCTCGCCGGGCGCGGCCTGCGCGTCCTCGTCGCCGATCTCGACACCCAGGGCCACGCCGGCAAGTCGCTCGGGGTGGACGTGCGCGGGATCTCGCCCACCATCCACGACCTGCTCGCAGGCGATCTCCCGCTCGAGGCGGTCGTCGTGCGCACGCCCGTCCCCGGCCTCGACCTGCTGCCCGCCAACAAGGAGCTGGCGGGCTTCCCGGTGGCGGTCGCGGCGGCGGCCGATCGGGCCGAGCGGCTCGCCCGCCGCCTCGACGGGATCCCCGCCGGCGCGTACGACGCCGTGCTCATCGACGCGCCGCCGTCGGTCTCGCTCGTCACCGAGAACGTGCTCGTCGCGGCGTACGAGCTCGTGGTCCCGGTCGCGCTCACCTACCTCGCCCTCGACGGCTGCGCCGAGATCGTCCAGAGCCTCGAGGCGATGCGCGCCGCGCGCGGCCGCGCGCCGGCGCTCCGCCTGGTGGTGCCGACGCTCTACCGGAAGACGCAGCTCGCGGACGAGATCCTCGCGCGGCTGCGCGCGCGCTTCCCGGCGGAGCTGTCGCGCACGGTGCTCGGGTGGTCGGTCAAGATCGACGAGGCGCAGAGCCACGGGCGCACGATCTTCGAGTACGCCCCGCGCTCGTCGGGCGCGCGGGCGATCGCGGCGATCGCGGACGAGCTGCTGGCGCGCGCGCCCTGA
- a CDS encoding twin-arginine translocase TatA/TatE family subunit yields MATPPPVSRRRPSGRPMMTELLVVLFVTLLVFGATRVPALGDALGRAVRNARAGASGERSGGDAGEGEARRDR; encoded by the coding sequence GTGGCGACGCCCCCGCCCGTCTCGCGGCGGCGCCCCTCCGGACGGCCGATGATGACCGAGCTCCTCGTCGTACTCTTCGTGACTCTCCTCGTGTTCGGCGCGACGCGCGTCCCGGCCCTCGGCGACGCGCTGGGGAGGGCCGTGCGGAACGCCCGCGCGGGCGCGTCCGGGGAGCGCTCCGGAGGAGACGCCGGCGAGGGCGAGGCGCGGCGCGATCGCTGA
- a CDS encoding ArsA-related P-loop ATPase, whose protein sequence is MPTPTLLDRRLVVVTGKGGVGKSTVSAALALLAARAGKRVLVCEVNARERIAPMLGAPPSGYEVREARPGIFTLNVTPPEAMREYGIMVLKFRTIYDAVFENRLVRHFLRVIPSLSELVMLGKILFEAKAEERGRPRWDVVILDAPATGHAVQLLRVPGALLETIPAGPLRGDAEWMQALLLDPARTALAIVTLPEEMPVNEAIELDAQVRGLLGIARAALFVNAMPEARFTHEEEARLEELVAAPPPVGPAAAAARLQALRAEQAQRYLARARAALDLPTTVLPLLPIADWGPEAVERIADAIASTPPLEAP, encoded by the coding sequence GTGCCCACCCCGACCCTTCTCGATCGGAGGCTCGTCGTGGTGACGGGCAAGGGCGGCGTCGGGAAGTCGACCGTCTCGGCCGCCCTGGCGCTCCTCGCGGCGCGCGCCGGCAAGCGCGTGCTCGTCTGCGAGGTGAACGCGCGCGAGCGCATCGCGCCCATGCTCGGCGCCCCGCCGTCCGGGTACGAGGTCCGCGAGGCCCGCCCCGGGATCTTCACGCTGAACGTGACCCCGCCGGAGGCGATGCGCGAGTACGGGATCATGGTCCTCAAGTTCCGGACCATCTACGACGCCGTCTTCGAGAACCGGCTCGTGCGCCACTTCCTCCGGGTGATCCCGTCCCTCTCCGAGCTGGTGATGCTCGGGAAGATCCTCTTCGAGGCGAAGGCGGAGGAGCGCGGGAGGCCGCGCTGGGACGTCGTCATCCTGGACGCCCCCGCCACGGGCCACGCCGTCCAGCTCCTGCGCGTCCCGGGCGCCCTCCTCGAGACGATCCCCGCCGGCCCGCTGCGCGGCGACGCCGAGTGGATGCAGGCGCTGCTCCTCGACCCCGCGCGCACCGCCCTCGCGATCGTCACCCTGCCGGAGGAGATGCCGGTGAACGAGGCCATCGAGCTGGACGCGCAGGTGCGCGGGCTGCTCGGGATCGCGCGCGCCGCGCTCTTCGTGAACGCGATGCCCGAGGCGCGCTTCACGCACGAGGAGGAGGCGCGGCTCGAGGAGCTCGTCGCCGCGCCACCGCCCGTCGGTCCCGCCGCCGCCGCGGCCCGCCTGCAGGCGCTCCGCGCCGAGCAGGCGCAGCGCTACCTCGCGCGCGCCCGCGCCGCCCTCGACCTCCCCACCACGGTGCTCCCGCTGCTGCCGATCGCGGACTGGGGCCCGGAGGCCGTGGAGCGCATCGCCGACGCGATCGCGTCCACCCCGCCGCTGGAGGCGCCGTGA
- a CDS encoding ArsA-related P-loop ATPase — protein sequence MTGVRDSAAARRIVVCVGSGGVGKTTVAAALALDRALAGGRALVCTIDPARRLANALGLSSLGNVESRVPDHKFADAGLRPKGELHAMMLDVKRTWDDLVARHSPDPARRERILKNRMYQQMSSALAGSQEYMAMEKLYELATDRDYDLIVLDTPPTAHALDFLDAPDRILDFLGNDAARVLLAPAIGAGKLGLRLAQLGGGYVAKTLARFTGQAALSDLGDFLQGFQGMYEGFKDRAGAVHALLSQPEVGFVLVTSPSPISIDEALAFHERLHAESMPIAGLVANRVTPDLWPGDGPLPSPEDLAPGLGEAGARDGGFARRLAATLAENQTLAGAERRALGRLFEDVAAPHAVVPRLESDVHDLRGLARLIERL from the coding sequence GTGACGGGGGTGCGCGACAGCGCGGCCGCTCGACGCATCGTCGTGTGCGTCGGCTCGGGCGGCGTCGGCAAGACGACGGTCGCAGCCGCCCTCGCCCTCGATCGGGCGCTCGCGGGGGGGCGCGCCTTGGTGTGCACCATCGACCCGGCCCGGCGGCTCGCCAACGCCCTCGGCCTGTCGTCGCTCGGCAACGTCGAGTCGCGTGTCCCGGACCACAAGTTCGCGGACGCGGGGCTCCGCCCGAAGGGCGAGCTGCACGCGATGATGCTCGACGTGAAGCGCACGTGGGACGATCTCGTCGCGCGCCACTCGCCCGATCCCGCGCGCCGCGAGCGCATCCTGAAGAACCGGATGTACCAGCAGATGTCCTCCGCGCTGGCCGGCTCCCAGGAGTACATGGCGATGGAGAAGCTCTACGAGCTCGCCACCGACCGCGACTACGACCTCATCGTCCTCGACACGCCGCCCACCGCGCACGCGCTCGACTTCCTCGACGCGCCGGATCGGATCCTGGACTTCCTCGGCAACGACGCGGCGCGCGTCCTCCTCGCCCCCGCCATCGGCGCGGGGAAGCTCGGGCTCCGGCTCGCGCAGCTCGGCGGCGGCTACGTGGCGAAGACGCTCGCGCGCTTCACCGGCCAGGCGGCGCTCTCCGACCTCGGCGACTTCCTGCAGGGGTTCCAGGGGATGTACGAGGGGTTCAAGGACCGGGCGGGGGCGGTGCACGCGCTGCTCTCGCAGCCGGAGGTGGGGTTCGTCCTCGTCACCTCGCCGAGCCCCATCTCGATCGACGAGGCGCTCGCCTTCCACGAGCGGCTGCACGCCGAGTCGATGCCGATCGCGGGCCTCGTCGCGAACCGCGTCACGCCGGACCTGTGGCCGGGCGACGGGCCGCTGCCCTCGCCGGAGGACCTCGCCCCCGGGCTCGGCGAGGCGGGCGCGCGCGACGGCGGCTTCGCGCGGCGGCTCGCCGCGACGCTCGCCGAGAACCAGACGCTCGCGGGCGCCGAGCGCCGGGCGCTCGGGCGGCTGTTCGAGGACGTCGCCGCCCCGCACGCGGTGGTCCCCCGCCTCGAGAGCGACGTCCACGACCTCCGGGGCCTCGCCAGGCTCATCGAGCGGCTGTAG